In the genome of Streptomyces fagopyri, the window CAAGCTGCGCGGCGCCACCCGTCACCGCATCGACACGAGCGGCGGCACGGCCACCGTCCGGCTGGCCCGCACCCTGGACAATCTCGTCCGCAGCTACGCGAGGGCCGTGCCCGAGGGGCTGCGGATCGACGTACCGCTCAGCCACACCGACCTGGCCGCGCTCGCCGGGATCTCGGACGCGAGCGTGCAGCGCGCTCTGCGCAGCCTCCGCGCCGCCGGGGCCGTGACCACCAAGTACCGGGGCATCGTCATCCGTGAACCGGGCATCCTGCGGGCCATCGCCGCGCAGAGCGGCTGGCCCGCGGCCGACGCCGGTGGGCTGCCGGGCGTACCCACTCCGCGCGCCCCCCGTCCGCCGAGGCCCAAGCGCGCGCCCCTCGAACCGCCCGCGCCGCACACCGGGTCGGCCTCGGGCCTCACCGCGCCCGCCGACGACGCGCCGCTGTCCGAGGCCGGCTGATCCGAGCGACCCGCCGGAACGGGACACCGGAACGGCGGGTCGTGGTGAAGGTGAATACGTCAGCGGAATACGTCACCTGACCGAATCTCGCCGCACCGACGCGCCGACAGTGGGCCGGTGACAACCGGCCACTTACGGGGGGTGGTGTGCTGTGAGGCTGTTCCGACTCGTTCCGCACCGGATGCGAGGACGCGCGCCCGCGCAGCCTCCGACACCGGGTCCCACCTATCGCGAACCGGCTTCTCTGTCGGCGGAGTTGGCCGATCTGGCCGCGCATCCGAGACTCGCCCGGCACAGTGCGGCGTTACACGACCTGGCGGACGCTGTCAGCAGTGGCAGAGGGCTCGAGGTGTGGGCGGGCGGCAGTCTCGTCACCGCGTACGGAGGGCCCGACGCGCTCGGCGACGGCCCCGCCGAGAAGGGCGACCGGGCACGCCGGCTCGGTCTGCTGCCGACGGCGCTCGTCTTCGTCCCGCTGCTGATCACCTGGTTCGGACTCGGCGCCGCGGCCTGGGCCAACCAGCGCATGAACGATTCCGGCGCTCGCTTCGAGGGCTCCTTCCTGACGCTGTGGCAGCAGGGCTTCGACGGACATCTGTGGCCGTTCCTCCGCTTCGACATGATGGCGGTCTGGACGGTACTCGCGCTGGCCGCGCTGGCCACCACCACCATGCTGCGCCACCGCTGGGAGGAACGCGACGAGCGGGAACGCCTGGTGCTCTCGCAGCGACTGTCCGGGGCCCTCGCGCAGACCGAGGCCTTGGCGGTCCGCGCGGCGGCCACCTCACCACGCCGGTTCACGGAAGAACTGCAGGGCGCGGCGAAGGAGTTGCACACGCTCCTCGGCCGTGCCGTCGACGTCCAGGAGGGCGCGCGCCGCGCCGTGGCGCAGGCCGACGGCGCCACCGACCGCACCGTCACGGCCCTGACCTCGCTCGACTCGGCGCTCGTCGTCCTGCGCGCGGGAGCCTCCGAGGCACGCGAGGCCACCCGGGGCGCGTCCACGGCCGCGGGCCAGGTCGCCCAAGGGGCGGACGTGCTGACCAGCGGAGTGGCCGCGTCCGTGGCCGCGCTGCGCGACTCGGTCGGCGAGGCGGGACGGATCGCCGCCGAGCACATCGCGGCGGCCGGCGTGTCCGTCGCCGACCGCTTCGACGCGGTCGCCTCCGCCGCCGAACTGCGCGGGTCCGCCGCGACCGACCGTGCCACCGAGTCCATGGAACGGATCCGTGACGAGGCCAGGGACACCCTGGAGAAGACACAGACCTCCCTCGACGAGTCGACACGCCTGCTCACCGCCACCGTGCGGGGGCTCGACCGCACACTCACGACGCTCCCCACCGCGCTGGAGGGTTCGGCCGCCGAGGGGGCCGACCGCATCGGCATGGCGTACGACATGGCCGTCGCCGCCCTGGCCGCCTCGCTGCGTCAGGAGGTGCGCGAGGTGTCGGCCGAACTCGCCGACCGCATCAACCAGTTGCACACCGTCGTGATGACCCAGCGGGCGGTCCAGCGCGACCTCGGCGGTGGCCAGGAGCAGATCCGGGATCTGCTCCGAGCGGCCGCGGCCGACTTCGAGCAGGCGCTGCGCCGCGTCACCGGCGGTCTCGACGAGGCGGGACGCGCCGTCGTGAACGGCTCGGCCGAACTGAGCGCGGCCGCACGGCAGTTGCGCCGGGCGCCGGACGGCTCCCAGCCCTCCGCCGACACGGTCCCCCACTCCCCTTCGCCGTCCGACCCGGGAGCCGGGCTCGACCCGGGACCCAGGCCCGACCCCGAACCGAGGCCCGATCCGGGACCCAGGCCCGACCTCAATCCGAGGCTCGACCCGGGTCCGAGGCCCGACCCGGGTCCGAGGCCCGACCCGGGTCCGAGGCCCGAGTCCGGCCCCGACTCCCCCTCCGACAGCGGTCACGACTCCCCTCCCGAGCCCGATCACGATCCCGAGCCCGATCATGGACCGGGCTTGAGGCCCGGCTCCGGCTCCGGCTCCGGGACTCCCCATCACCGGCCCGCAGACTCCACGCCCCCGAGCGTCGGGACTCACCCGTTCCCCGCTGCCCCGAGCCTTTCCGACGCCCGTCCCCGGCCCGCGACTTCCGTCACGACCGGCCCCGCCCGCGCCCACGGAGCCGGACGGACGCCCACCCCCACGCCTTCGCCCATGTCCGCTCCCGCTCCCGCGCCCGCGCCCGCCCCCGAACAGGCCGACAGCCTGGAGAGCCCGTCGACACACCGGCTGCGCAAGCCCGTGCGCCCCGATCCCGGGGACGAGCGGCGGGAGGGAACGCGGTGAACCGGCAGTCGAGACGCGCGACGGTGCCGTATCTCGCGGGCTGGCTGTTCGCGGACGTGCTGCTGGTGATCGTGCTGGTGGTGCTGGGAGGCGAACGGACCCCGCACGAGGGGGCGTTCGCGCGCGGCCCGTCACCCACCCCCACGCCGACGCCGAGCGCACGGCGATCGCCCTCGCCGGAGCCGACCGCGACGCCGGCACCACGAACCCGGCCGGGCGGGCTCGACCCGGCCACCCGCTCGATCACCGTGCACACCGACGCCGACGCCCTGGTCGCGGGCTCGAAGGCCGCGAGGGCCGATCTGGAGCACCAGGTCACCGACGGGATCGAGCGGTTCAGGGGACGGACCGCGGCCTTCGTCATGGTCTTCGGGACCGTCCACGGCGCGGGAGGAGCCGTCGACAGCGGGCGCAGCGACGCGTACGCCACCGCCGTGGCCCGGTTGCTGCCGCGGGCCGAGCCCGCCTTCTTCCCGCCGTACTCGGAGAAGATCATCCGCGGCGATCACGACAGCAGTGGCGACATCAGCTCGGGAACGGCCCGGATCGAGCTCTTCTTCCTGCTGCGGTGACGTCCTTCGCCCGCCCCGGTTCCCTCCTCCGCCACGAATCGAACGCCGCGACCGACAACCCGGACCGACCGGCCCGCGCCCAGCCGTTCGTACAAGGCGCGCGCGGGGACAGCGCACCCACTCACAGCCCAACGGAGCGTGGAGCATCGTGACCGTCTTCAAGAAGGACCCGAGCCTCGCGGAGCTGCGCGAGTTCACCCACCAGACCCTGACCATGCTCAGCGAGCAGAACATCCCCGACACACCCGAGGCCCATGAGTCCCGCGACCGGATCGAGTCGCTCGCGGCGGAACTCGACGCACGGCTGAACGCACCGGTCACCATCGGGGTGGTCGGCGAGTACTCCGTCGGCAAGTCCCTGCTCCTCGGCACCCTGTTGGGCAAGCCCGACCTGCTGCCGGTGGAGGCGGGACCCAGCACCGGCAACATCACGGTGCTGGAGCTGTCACGCGGCGAACCGGGCCGGCCGACGACCGCCGACGAGAACACGGACGTCGCCTTCCTCACCGAGAAGCAGCTCGCCGCGTGCGTGGGCGCCGTTCTCGACGACCTCGTCCGGGTGCTGGACGAACGGCACCCCCACCTCGGCGCCGGAGTCGCGCTCGCCGACTACAACCCCGTCACCGATGCGCGGGGTTGGGCGCCCTTCGAGGCGTGGTACCCCCGGCTGTGGCCCGCCGCCGGCGGCCCGGTCGCGTACGAGGCGATCGGCGCCGCGCACCGGGACGCCGTCACCGAGCTGTGCCGGATCCGCGACGCGGCCCTGAGCCAGCGTGATCTGCTCGGCACCTCCGTGGGTGTGTCGCGGAAGGCGGTCGGCGCGGCGCTGGTCCTCGGAGCCGCCCAGCGCACGCCCGAGATCCCGCCGAAGCGGATCGTGCAGCCCTTCGACACGGGGCAGTTGAAGAACTCCGACACCGTGGTGGCCGCGGAGGCGCTGCGCCGGGCGTTCCCGCTGGTCGAGAAGGTGACACTGCGGGTCGAGGTCTCGCCCGACCACTGGGACCTGTCCGGGCTGATCTCCCAGGACACCGCGGTACGGCTGCTGGACTTCCCGGGCATCAACGCCGCCGGTTCCTTCGGCCGCGACACCTACCTCAGCCGCCGCGAGCTGGTGTCCGTGCACACCATCCTGCTGGTCATCAGTGCCGTACGCCCCGAGTCGAAGGGCGCCTCGACGTTCTGGGACATGCTCTGCGAGGACGGCCGGGAACCGCAGGGGCTGGCGAGCGCGGCCCTCGTCGCGGCGAACGCCTTCGACCTCGCCAAGCCGCCCACGCTGATGGACGTACCGGAGGGTCCGTTGCCGCTGCGGCAGCTGCTGTCGCACTCGGCCGAGGTCAACGGCGTGCACGTGTACGGAAACAAGTTCGTGCACCACCGCGAGGACGGCATCGTGGCCGTCTCCTCGATCGCCGCCATCCGCGCGCACCAACTCCCGTACACCGAGACCTCCTCGGAGACCCGGGAGCGCATCCACAAGGCGCTGGCGGACCTCGACCCGCCGGGCGCGAAACGGTGGGAGAAGATCGCCGACCGGTTGCGCCGGGCCGACGAGACCAACCCCTGGACGGACCGGCTGCGCGCCTACGACAACGACGGCGGGGTCCAGCGGCTGCGCCTGCTGATCGACCATCACGTACGCCGTCACGGACTCGATCAGAAACTGGAGCGGGCGCGCGGCTCGCACCGCAAGCTGTGGCGCGAACTGAGCCTGCTGCAACGGCAGGTGCACCGGGCCGCGGGCGGCGAGCAGCCCGAGGAGTACCGCGAACTCGCCCTGCGGCTGGGTGAGTTCCGGGATCTGCTCGGCCTGATGCTGCCCACCCTGTACCAACTCACCACCCCGGCGCCGCGCGTGGGCGGGGCCGACGGCGCCTCGTACGCCGCCGAACTCGGCGGACGGCCGCCCCGCCGGGAGGAGATCGCGGACTCGGTGCGCGACGACGTCTTCGACTGGCGGGAGTGGCAGGAGCTGCTGGGCCGGGCCGAGCGGGACCGCAACCATCTCGTCCCCCGCAGTGAACCGCCCGCGCAGGGTGGCATCAAGAACCTGCCACGGCCGGGCCGGACCGCCGCCGTCGCGGCTCAGGCACCCGCCAGCGAGGAGTCGGCCGACGTCACACTGACCTTCCTCGACAGGTTCCGGGCGCTCGTCGACCGTCGCACCGGCGAGGAGCACGACCAGCTGCGCGTCTGGTTCGACCACTGGGCGGCCTACTGGCAGGACGAGTTCGGGCGGCTGCGCGAGTGGATGGCGGACCCGGCCACCGACAGCCTGCTCAACGAGCTGTTCACCCGGCTGCGCGGCAGCGCGCACCGGGCCGACAGCCAGCTGAACCACCTGTGGACGGCTCTCAACCCGGTGCACGCGCGAGAACGGGTGGAGGAACTGGCGTCCGTGCCCGGCCCGACCTCCGGTGACCAGGAGAACCGATTCCCGATGCGGGCCCCGCACGCGCTGCCCTGGGACCACCGCATGCCCCGGCTGGAGGACCAGCGCTCCGAGGAACGCGAACGGCACCCGCTGCTGGTGGTGCAGCTGCGCCAGCACACCGCGGACGCCGCGGCCCGGCTCGTCACCGAGCATCTCGGCCGCACCCTCGCCCTGATCGAGAAGGACCTGGTCGCCCTGTACTCGAAGACCGCGGAGTACCTGCCCCGCGAGAACGAGGTGCGCGCGCCGCGCAAGCCCCTGGGGACGGAGCCGCACTCCGGCGGGGACGGCGCCGGTGCCGCGGAGGTGCCGGTCGAAGAGCCCATCGACATCCTGATCCGAGCCTGGAGCGACGACTGACATGAGCACCGAGCTGACCATCTCCTTCCGCGCCCCGCACGCCGATCCCGCCTCCGGTGTCGTCCCGCTGGGCCGCAGGCAGTTCCGCCTCTACACGGGCCCGGGGGGCATAGTGCTGCCCGAGGTCGTCCTGGAGCAGGAGGGCACCGACGGCAGCCGCATGGTGACCGTGCACCTGCCCGCCCGCATCGAGGTCATCACCCCCAGCGGCGGCCTCGTACCGGCGCAGCTGGCGCAGGCCCTGGCCGACTGCTGGGTTCCGCAGCAGTACACGTCGATCACCGTGGAGGGGCCGCGCACCCTGTCCCAGGACACCCTGCTGCCGACGGCCCTGGTGCACCCCGCGTCGGCTCCCGCGGCCACCGCGGGCGACGAGCCGTTGCGGCTGGACGTCCACTGGAGCGTCGACTACGCGTCGGTCGAACACGCGGGAACCGCGCACGGCCGCGTCATGCTGGAGTTCGCGCCGCCGGGCGAGGAACCCGCGGCGGCACCGCGGCCGGAGGACGACGACGAGTTCCTGACCCTCCGCGACCTCACGGGCAGCACGCACGAGCACGAGTTCATCGTGGTCGACTTCGGGACGACGGCCTCCACCGCCACCCTGCACGACCCGACGCGGATCAGGGCGCAGCTGGTCGATCCGGCGCAGGCCCGTTCGCTGACCGGCCTGCTGACGGACCTGCTCGCGCCGCCCGCCGACGCCCCCGCGGAATGGCGCAAGGAAGTGGACGCGCTGCTCGCCGGGCCGGTCGCGCTGCCGCGCAGGAACGTCGAGGTGACGGGCACCGAGGCGCTGGCCCGGCTGAGCGACTCCGACGTCGCCGACGCGCTGATGCTGCGTGTCGAGGCCGTCCGTGAGCAGGCGGGTCCGGAACTTCGGCGCTGGCTCAACCGGCGGCTGCACACCGGGTACGCGGAGGTCATCGGCACTCCGCCACTGAACCGGCACGCGCTCAGGGCCGTCGAGTACCCGGACGACTCGGGCCGGCTGACCTCCGCCCCGGCCAGCGCGCTGCGCGAGGTGGAGTACGCCGACGGCGCCGTGCCCGAGCACCCCCGCGACCGCGGCTTCGCCCTGTGCGGCAACGGACCCGAGGGGCTGCCCGGCGTCAAGGGACTGACCGGCATCAAGAGGGCGGCGCTGCAGCTCACTCCGGAGCCGGTGGCGGACTCCGACATGTCCGCGGACCATCTCGCCCAGCACATGTACCTGTTGCTGGTCGACGGCGCCGAACAGACCACGTACAACCCGGCTCTGGGGACGATCAGCCGGATGGCGACGGTCGTGGTCACCTATCCGACGACGATCCTGCCGGAGGTCAAGGAGAAGCTGGAGAAGCTGGTCCGTACGGCGCTCGGCGGTCCGCGCGTCGTCATGGACTTCGACGAAGGTCTCGCGGCCGGGCTGTACTTCCTGATGGGCGACCTGACCGACAACCTCAACGCGGGCCTGGAGTCGCTGCGCGCCCGCTGCCGGCGCGTCGGGGACAAGCCGCCGACCTGGCAGCGGATCATGCTGGTGATCGACATCGGCGGCGGCACGACCGACATCGCGCTGCTGCGGCTGACCCTCGTCGACCAGACACCGCCGCTCGGCGACGACCAGGAGTTCGTGGCGGGCCGGGACTACCGGCTGGAGCCCGAACTCCTGGGGTCCACGGGGCACGAACGGCTCGGCGGCGACCTCCTCACGCTCCAGGTCCTCTACTGGATCAAAGCCCGGCTGGTGGACGAACTGAGCGTCCGGGACGCCCCGTTCGGCGAGGAGCAGGGTGACGGCGAGGGGGTCGGACACGACGTCGCGGGCCGGCGAGGTACCGTGCCGCGGCGCGCGTACGCCGACACGGTGGCCGAGCGTGCGGCCGACGAGCTGGACACGATCGTCTCCCCCGAGGTCCGCGCCGTCCTGTCGGAGGCGCTGCCCACGGACTGGGCCGGGATCAGCGACCCGGCCGAACGGGACGAGCGCAGGACCCGGTTCGAGCTGTTGTGGCGGCTCGCCGAGCTCAAGAAGCGTGAGCTCAGTGCCAGGGGCGCGGGGGACGCCGTGCTGGAGCCTGAGCGAGTGGCCGACATCCTGAACGCGGGGCCGAACCACCGGCTGGGCACGGTGCAGGGTCAGATCACGCTGGACGGCGGGCAGTTCGCGAAGCTGGTGCAGCCCGTGCTGCGGCGGGCGGCCTCGCTCGGCGCCGACCTCGTGCGCGGCTCGTTCCGGCGGTCCGACGAGGAGAACGAGGAGCGGCGCGCGAAGGGTCTGCCGGAGCTGCCGGAGCCGCTGCTCGACCAGGTGGTCCTGTCGGGGCGTACGAGCCGCATGGCCCAGCTGGAGGGCGAGGTCCGGGCGGTGCTGCGGCAGAAGGGCGCGGACGGCGGCGACGGTCTCGGCTGGCACAAGAACACGGAGTTGTCGGCCGAGGTGAAGTACGCCAAGCAGGTCACCTCGCTCGGCGCGGCCTGGGCCCACTCGGTGCGCAACGTCGCCGGGCAGGTCGGGCACGGCGACGACGAGGGCGGACGTGCCGGGGCCACCATCCGGCTGAG includes:
- a CDS encoding Crp/Fnr family transcriptional regulator; the encoded protein is MANLSSDDRNALLRLGRVVRYDTGDVLIREGGPETTVLLLTDGCVKVVGAVEDGGTVLLALRVRGELVGEVSALDGQPRSATVIAARPTVTRTLTGAVFLSFLRESRDASEVVQRSVAGKLRGATRHRIDTSGGTATVRLARTLDNLVRSYARAVPEGLRIDVPLSHTDLAALAGISDASVQRALRSLRAAGAVTTKYRGIVIREPGILRAIAAQSGWPAADAGGLPGVPTPRAPRPPRPKRAPLEPPAPHTGSASGLTAPADDAPLSEAG
- a CDS encoding coiled-coil domain-containing protein; translated protein: MADLAAHPRLARHSAALHDLADAVSSGRGLEVWAGGSLVTAYGGPDALGDGPAEKGDRARRLGLLPTALVFVPLLITWFGLGAAAWANQRMNDSGARFEGSFLTLWQQGFDGHLWPFLRFDMMAVWTVLALAALATTTMLRHRWEERDERERLVLSQRLSGALAQTEALAVRAAATSPRRFTEELQGAAKELHTLLGRAVDVQEGARRAVAQADGATDRTVTALTSLDSALVVLRAGASEAREATRGASTAAGQVAQGADVLTSGVAASVAALRDSVGEAGRIAAEHIAAAGVSVADRFDAVASAAELRGSAATDRATESMERIRDEARDTLEKTQTSLDESTRLLTATVRGLDRTLTTLPTALEGSAAEGADRIGMAYDMAVAALAASLRQEVREVSAELADRINQLHTVVMTQRAVQRDLGGGQEQIRDLLRAAAADFEQALRRVTGGLDEAGRAVVNGSAELSAAARQLRRAPDGSQPSADTVPHSPSPSDPGAGLDPGPRPDPEPRPDPGPRPDLNPRLDPGPRPDPGPRPDPGPRPESGPDSPSDSGHDSPPEPDHDPEPDHGPGLRPGSGSGSGTPHHRPADSTPPSVGTHPFPAAPSLSDARPRPATSVTTGPARAHGAGRTPTPTPSPMSAPAPAPAPAPEQADSLESPSTHRLRKPVRPDPGDERREGTR
- a CDS encoding P-loop NTPase family protein, with translation MTVFKKDPSLAELREFTHQTLTMLSEQNIPDTPEAHESRDRIESLAAELDARLNAPVTIGVVGEYSVGKSLLLGTLLGKPDLLPVEAGPSTGNITVLELSRGEPGRPTTADENTDVAFLTEKQLAACVGAVLDDLVRVLDERHPHLGAGVALADYNPVTDARGWAPFEAWYPRLWPAAGGPVAYEAIGAAHRDAVTELCRIRDAALSQRDLLGTSVGVSRKAVGAALVLGAAQRTPEIPPKRIVQPFDTGQLKNSDTVVAAEALRRAFPLVEKVTLRVEVSPDHWDLSGLISQDTAVRLLDFPGINAAGSFGRDTYLSRRELVSVHTILLVISAVRPESKGASTFWDMLCEDGREPQGLASAALVAANAFDLAKPPTLMDVPEGPLPLRQLLSHSAEVNGVHVYGNKFVHHREDGIVAVSSIAAIRAHQLPYTETSSETRERIHKALADLDPPGAKRWEKIADRLRRADETNPWTDRLRAYDNDGGVQRLRLLIDHHVRRHGLDQKLERARGSHRKLWRELSLLQRQVHRAAGGEQPEEYRELALRLGEFRDLLGLMLPTLYQLTTPAPRVGGADGASYAAELGGRPPRREEIADSVRDDVFDWREWQELLGRAERDRNHLVPRSEPPAQGGIKNLPRPGRTAAVAAQAPASEESADVTLTFLDRFRALVDRRTGEEHDQLRVWFDHWAAYWQDEFGRLREWMADPATDSLLNELFTRLRGSAHRADSQLNHLWTALNPVHARERVEELASVPGPTSGDQENRFPMRAPHALPWDHRMPRLEDQRSEERERHPLLVVQLRQHTADAAARLVTEHLGRTLALIEKDLVALYSKTAEYLPRENEVRAPRKPLGTEPHSGGDGAGAAEVPVEEPIDILIRAWSDD